The following proteins come from a genomic window of Thermoleophilaceae bacterium:
- a CDS encoding DMT family transporter, with protein MSSRHAAEAALVAIAAVWGLTFVMVQSAVKHLPVLAFLGYRFSAAALIVALIFRRELARLPRDGWRAGLAMGVFLTGGYLAQTFALEHTTASNAGFITGLFVVITPVLGAIFLRDHVGTLAWLAAALSALGLFLLSGTNGLHSGDALALLCAACFAAHILVTSHGVRSYNLGALLAVQLGTCGVVSLIAGALGGDLEAPSGGQVWSALLVTALIASALGFFVQSYAQQHASPARTALILASEPAFAGLFGYLHGDRLTAINWFGAVLIMVAVVGVEVIPRFRPPRPLPEG; from the coding sequence ATGAGCAGTCGCCACGCCGCGGAGGCGGCGCTCGTGGCGATCGCCGCCGTCTGGGGGCTCACCTTCGTGATGGTCCAGAGCGCGGTGAAGCACCTGCCGGTGCTCGCGTTCCTCGGCTACCGCTTCAGCGCGGCGGCGCTGATCGTCGCGCTGATCTTCCGGCGAGAGCTGGCCCGCCTCCCGCGCGACGGCTGGCGCGCCGGGCTCGCCATGGGCGTCTTCCTCACCGGCGGCTACCTCGCGCAGACCTTCGCCCTCGAGCACACCACCGCGTCGAACGCCGGCTTCATCACGGGCCTGTTCGTGGTGATCACGCCGGTGCTGGGAGCGATCTTCCTGCGCGACCACGTCGGCACGCTCGCGTGGCTGGCGGCGGCGCTCTCAGCGCTTGGGCTCTTCCTGCTGTCGGGCACGAACGGCCTGCACTCCGGAGACGCGCTCGCGCTCCTCTGCGCCGCCTGCTTCGCGGCACACATCCTCGTCACGAGCCACGGCGTGCGCAGCTACAACCTCGGAGCGCTGCTCGCCGTCCAGCTCGGCACCTGTGGCGTGGTGAGCCTGATTGCCGGCGCACTGGGAGGCGACCTCGAGGCGCCGAGCGGCGGCCAGGTGTGGTCCGCCCTGCTCGTCACCGCGCTGATCGCGAGCGCCCTCGGCTTCTTCGTCCAGAGCTACGCCCAACAGCACGCCTCACCGGCAAGAACAGCCCTGATCCTCGCCTCGGAACCAGCCTTCGCAGGCCTATTCGGCTACCTGCACGGCGACCGCCTGACAGCGATCAATTGGTTCGGAGCCGTACTGATCATGGTCGCCGTAGTAGGAGTCGAAGTCATTCCCCGATTCAGGCCCCCACGCCCGTTGCCAGAGGGCTAG
- the nth gene encoding endonuclease III — protein sequence MSEWKPATRRKLLAIRDRLRKAYGRPALRPHLAPVDELILTVLSQNTNDRNRDVAYARLRERFSSWDEVRDADEDEVEEAIRPGGISRVKAERIQKILRAIGDDDLSRLADEPLDQARAELCELPGVGRKTAACVLLFSFGRADVPVDTHVYRVGTRLGLFRPKASFDEAHDEMLRLVADDPEEAYEVHVGLIRHGRRTCTARDPRCGDCPLLSLCPYGKARRRSGEI from the coding sequence GTGTCCGAATGGAAGCCCGCCACGCGCCGCAAGCTGCTTGCGATCCGCGACCGCCTGCGCAAGGCCTACGGGCGGCCGGCGCTGCGCCCGCACCTGGCGCCGGTGGACGAGCTGATCCTCACGGTGCTGTCGCAGAACACCAACGACCGCAATCGCGACGTTGCCTACGCCCGCCTGCGGGAACGCTTCTCGAGCTGGGACGAGGTGCGGGACGCGGACGAGGACGAGGTGGAGGAGGCCATTCGCCCGGGAGGCATCTCGCGCGTGAAGGCGGAACGGATCCAGAAGATCCTGCGCGCGATCGGTGACGACGACCTGTCGCGCCTCGCCGACGAGCCGCTCGACCAGGCGCGCGCCGAGCTATGCGAGCTGCCGGGCGTGGGCCGCAAGACGGCGGCCTGCGTGCTCCTGTTCTCATTCGGCCGCGCCGACGTGCCAGTGGACACTCACGTCTACCGCGTGGGCACACGACTCGGCCTGTTCCGCCCCAAGGCCTCCTTCGACGAGGCGCACGACGAGATGCTGCGCCTCGTGGCCGATGATCCCGAGGAGGCCTACGAGGTGCACGTGGGGCTGATCCGCCACGGGCGCCGCACCTGCACGGCGCGGGACCCGCGCTGCGGCGATTGCCCGCTGCTCAGCCTGTGCCCGTACGGCAAGGCCCGCCGCCGATCCGGCGAGATATGA
- a CDS encoding HD domain-containing phosphohydrolase, with protein sequence MGQQQPVRIVDLWDVRLRMATVRFGVWITVAVCAAGSFYSVATWQAGNRPLIMGLLVVALVSSLAVGALDAEKIVRSRWREPFFLTWSFVDIAFIATIEALDGGARSPITFVYVIPLIFAALSYPLPAVWAISILDVTAAVVVGATTGSPEWTYLAFFAATLGCTAFLCVWQARNHERQRNDLARVSRTDSLTESLNRRGFEERLDAELGESARGGRPLTLVLIDLDDFKGVNDTLGHAAGDELLCWVVGTVRASLRPFDAIGRLGGDEFAVLLPGAARADALEVAARVRDTLSRRIFATMGLATFPVDGTNREELHRRADAELYAAKHGSKLLPAGDAKRDLSWAASLAQTVERRAAPPTDHAGEVARYATAIAGQLGWEGEDLSLLGLAAMLHDVGMVALPDRILRGPDLLSPEEHDRHVRSHPVVGAELVSRVDGLEPAVAWIRHSHENWDGSGYPDGLSGDAIPAGSRILHVAEAYASMTSRRAYRSAMHAERALEEIRLSAGMQFDPACVEALEVHLGSAEAA encoded by the coding sequence ATGGGCCAGCAACAGCCGGTTCGTATCGTCGACCTCTGGGACGTGCGCTTGCGCATGGCCACGGTGCGTTTTGGCGTGTGGATCACGGTGGCGGTGTGCGCCGCGGGGTCGTTCTACTCGGTCGCCACCTGGCAGGCCGGAAACCGGCCTCTGATCATGGGACTCCTCGTGGTGGCGCTCGTGTCCTCGCTCGCTGTCGGAGCGCTTGACGCCGAGAAGATCGTTCGCAGCCGCTGGCGCGAGCCCTTCTTCCTCACCTGGAGCTTCGTGGACATCGCCTTCATCGCCACCATCGAGGCGCTCGACGGCGGGGCCCGAAGCCCGATCACCTTCGTGTACGTGATCCCGCTGATCTTCGCGGCGCTGTCGTATCCGCTCCCGGCGGTCTGGGCGATCTCGATTCTCGACGTGACCGCTGCGGTGGTGGTGGGCGCCACCACCGGCAGCCCCGAGTGGACGTATCTCGCGTTCTTCGCCGCCACGCTTGGCTGCACCGCGTTCCTGTGCGTGTGGCAGGCGCGCAACCACGAGCGCCAGCGCAACGACCTTGCGCGGGTGTCACGGACGGACTCGCTCACCGAGTCGCTGAACCGCCGCGGTTTCGAGGAGCGGCTCGACGCCGAGCTGGGCGAGAGCGCACGCGGGGGACGGCCGCTCACCCTCGTGTTGATCGACCTCGACGACTTCAAGGGCGTGAACGACACGCTCGGCCACGCCGCCGGTGACGAGCTCCTCTGCTGGGTGGTGGGCACCGTGCGCGCCTCGCTCCGCCCGTTCGACGCGATTGGCCGGCTCGGCGGGGACGAGTTCGCGGTGCTGCTCCCGGGCGCAGCCCGCGCCGACGCCCTGGAGGTGGCCGCGCGGGTGAGGGACACCCTGTCGCGCCGCATCTTCGCGACGATGGGCCTCGCCACCTTTCCGGTCGACGGGACGAACCGCGAGGAGCTGCATCGCCGGGCCGATGCCGAGCTCTACGCCGCGAAGCACGGCTCGAAGCTCCTGCCGGCGGGCGACGCCAAGCGCGACCTCAGCTGGGCCGCGAGCCTCGCCCAGACGGTGGAGCGCCGCGCCGCACCGCCCACCGACCACGCGGGCGAGGTCGCGCGCTACGCCACGGCGATCGCCGGGCAGCTCGGCTGGGAGGGCGAGGACCTGTCTCTTCTCGGCCTCGCCGCAATGCTGCACGACGTCGGCATGGTCGCGCTCCCGGACCGAATCCTGCGCGGCCCCGACCTGCTCAGCCCGGAGGAGCACGACCGGCATGTGCGGTCGCATCCCGTGGTGGGAGCGGAGCTCGTGAGCCGCGTGGACGGCCTCGAGCCCGCGGTGGCCTGGATTCGCCACTCACACGAGAACTGGGACGGCAGCGGCTACCCCGACGGCCTCAGCGGCGACGCGATCCCAGCCGGCTCCCGCATCCTGCACGTGGCGGAGGCGTACGCGTCAATGACGAGCCGGCGCGCATACCGCAGCGCGATGCACGCGGAAAGAGCGCTCGAGGAGATCCGGCTCAGCGCCGGAATGCAATTTGACCCAGCTTGCGTGGAAGCGCTGGAAGTCCACCTGGGCTCAGCCGAAGCGGCGTAG
- the rlmD gene encoding 23S rRNA (uracil(1939)-C(5))-methyltransferase RlmD: protein MESSSPTGTRPRLGDELELSIDALAYGGAGVARLDGYVVFVQGAVPGDRVLARVSKRKRAYAEARVVELLDPSGDRIEPRAPHPGAPWQVLPYERQLEEKESQVREALTRIGGFENVLIEPIVPAVEPWRYRNKLEYSFGESEAGELVLGFHRPGRWNEIDDVTEDILASERVDSVREAVKAWCREEGLSAYDRRGGSGLLRNLVVREGRRSGQLQARVVTSEGDFRALDLAQAVEATGVLWTRTAGVAETTREGETDLLTGSATIEEELTCAGERLRFRISPDAFFQTNTEMAERLYGAAVELAELSGRERVYDLFSGIGTIALALAPAAGEVWGIELVEHAVADALENARLNGIDNARFYAGDVRTAMRPLVDEAGAPDVLVVDPPRAGLSQKIVRRMIEAGAKRIVYVSCNPTTLAPNARQIADAGYALDRVRPVDMFPQTPHIECVAQLSLR from the coding sequence GTGGAGTCCTCCTCACCCACCGGCACCCGGCCGCGGCTGGGCGACGAGCTCGAGCTGTCGATCGACGCGCTCGCGTACGGCGGCGCCGGCGTGGCGCGGCTCGACGGCTACGTGGTCTTCGTTCAGGGAGCGGTGCCCGGCGACCGCGTGCTTGCGCGGGTGAGCAAGCGTAAGCGCGCGTACGCCGAGGCCCGCGTGGTGGAGCTGCTCGATCCGAGCGGCGACCGGATCGAGCCGCGCGCGCCGCATCCCGGTGCGCCCTGGCAGGTGCTCCCCTACGAGCGCCAGCTGGAGGAGAAGGAGTCCCAGGTGCGCGAGGCGCTCACGCGCATCGGCGGCTTCGAGAACGTCCTCATCGAGCCGATCGTCCCGGCGGTGGAGCCGTGGCGCTACCGCAACAAGCTCGAGTACTCGTTCGGCGAGTCCGAGGCCGGGGAGCTCGTGCTCGGCTTCCACCGGCCGGGCCGCTGGAACGAGATCGATGACGTGACCGAGGACATACTCGCGTCCGAGCGTGTGGACTCCGTGCGGGAGGCGGTGAAGGCCTGGTGCCGCGAGGAGGGATTGTCGGCCTACGACCGCCGGGGCGGCAGCGGGCTCCTGCGCAACCTTGTGGTGAGAGAGGGCCGCCGCAGCGGACAGCTGCAGGCGCGCGTGGTCACGAGCGAGGGCGATTTCCGTGCGCTCGATCTGGCGCAGGCGGTGGAGGCCACCGGCGTGCTCTGGACTCGCACGGCAGGCGTGGCCGAGACCACGCGCGAGGGCGAGACGGACTTGCTCACCGGGTCGGCGACGATCGAGGAGGAGCTCACCTGCGCCGGCGAGCGCCTTCGCTTTCGCATCTCGCCCGATGCGTTCTTCCAGACGAACACCGAGATGGCCGAGCGCCTCTACGGAGCGGCGGTGGAGCTCGCGGAGCTGAGCGGCCGGGAGCGCGTGTACGACCTGTTCAGCGGCATCGGCACGATCGCGCTGGCGCTCGCGCCGGCCGCCGGCGAGGTGTGGGGCATCGAGCTGGTGGAGCATGCGGTGGCGGACGCGCTCGAGAACGCGCGGCTGAACGGGATAGACAACGCCCGCTTCTACGCCGGTGACGTGCGCACGGCGATGCGCCCGCTCGTGGACGAGGCCGGCGCGCCGGACGTGCTGGTGGTGGACCCGCCCCGGGCGGGCCTGTCGCAGAAGATCGTGCGGCGGATGATCGAGGCCGGCGCGAAGCGGATCGTCTACGTGTCGTGCAATCCCACGACGCTCGCACCCAACGCGCGTCAGATTGCGGACGCGGGGTACGCGCTCGATCGGGTTCGCCCGGTCGACATGTTCCCGCAAACACCGCACATCGAGTGCGTTGCACAGCTTTCGCTGCGCTGA
- a CDS encoding uracil-DNA glycosylase family protein: MPATDDEIREKYLERAIRELNQLTRELQSCDHCPRGNLMPVLGSGHPQADIFLLKYSPLPAEIEEGVAFYGRAGSALMKSFKRLGIDPLAVYGTLLIKCPVPDTDMSAPECRARVLEELAIVQPRIVVVMGEQALDELNELGVPLGRTLEPKLGEIQNLTPTCEALYVPDIDHALDEEGAKRSFWRAFRQLGDWYADLPPY; encoded by the coding sequence GTGCCGGCCACCGACGACGAGATCAGGGAGAAGTATCTGGAGCGCGCGATCCGTGAGCTGAACCAGCTCACGCGCGAGCTGCAGTCGTGCGACCACTGCCCGCGCGGCAACCTGATGCCGGTGCTCGGCTCGGGCCACCCGCAGGCCGACATCTTCCTGCTGAAGTACTCGCCGCTCCCGGCGGAGATCGAGGAGGGCGTGGCCTTCTACGGGCGCGCCGGCAGCGCGCTGATGAAGAGCTTCAAGCGGCTCGGCATCGACCCGCTGGCCGTCTACGGCACGCTGCTGATCAAGTGCCCGGTGCCGGACACCGACATGTCGGCGCCGGAGTGCCGGGCGCGCGTGCTCGAGGAGTTGGCGATCGTGCAGCCGCGGATCGTCGTGGTGATGGGCGAGCAGGCGCTCGACGAGTTGAACGAGCTGGGCGTGCCGCTCGGCCGCACACTCGAGCCGAAGCTCGGCGAGATACAGAACCTCACTCCCACCTGTGAGGCGCTGTACGTGCCCGATATCGATCACGCCCTGGACGAGGAGGGCGCCAAAAGGAGTTTCTGGCGCGCGTTCCGCCAGCTCGGCGACTGGTACGCGGATCTGCCGCCGTACTAG
- a CDS encoding inositol-3-phosphate synthase: MTDNGPTNGASRYQGEKVRVAIIGVGNCASAFVQGVQYYKDADPKERVPGLMHVDLGGYHVSDIEFTAAFDIDKEKVGKDLSEAIWSGQNNTIKFADVPNLGVKVHRGMTHDGLGKYLSQKIEKAPGATDDIVQILKDTKTDVVVSYLPVGSEQATKWYVEQVLEAGCGFVNCIPVFIAQEEYWAGRFKKAGLPIVGDDIKSQVGATIVHRQLARLFADRGVKMVHTSQLNVGGNMDFYNMLERERLESKKISKTQAVTSIMDDKLPADDVYIGPSDYVPWLTDRKWAHIRVEGQAFGDVPLNVEMKLEVWDSPNSAGIVIDAVRCCKLALNHGIGGPLEEPSSYLMKSPPVQVPDPVARQNTEDFIAKYAGAPKLPGTAKIKAQAKA, translated from the coding sequence TTGACTGACAACGGACCTACCAACGGCGCCTCGCGCTACCAGGGGGAGAAGGTACGCGTAGCCATCATCGGCGTCGGCAACTGCGCCTCCGCCTTCGTGCAGGGCGTGCAGTACTACAAGGACGCGGACCCCAAGGAGCGCGTCCCAGGCCTCATGCACGTGGACCTCGGCGGCTACCACGTGAGCGACATCGAGTTCACCGCCGCGTTCGACATCGACAAGGAGAAGGTCGGCAAGGACCTGTCCGAGGCGATCTGGTCGGGCCAGAACAACACGATCAAGTTCGCCGACGTGCCGAACCTCGGCGTGAAGGTTCACCGCGGCATGACGCACGACGGCCTCGGCAAGTACCTCTCGCAGAAGATCGAGAAGGCGCCGGGCGCCACCGACGACATCGTCCAGATCCTCAAGGACACGAAGACCGACGTGGTGGTGTCCTACCTCCCGGTGGGCTCTGAGCAGGCCACCAAGTGGTACGTGGAGCAGGTGCTCGAGGCCGGATGCGGCTTCGTGAACTGCATCCCCGTGTTCATCGCGCAGGAGGAGTACTGGGCGGGCCGCTTCAAGAAGGCCGGCCTCCCGATCGTCGGCGACGACATCAAGTCGCAGGTGGGCGCGACGATCGTGCACCGCCAGCTCGCCCGTCTGTTCGCGGACCGCGGCGTGAAGATGGTGCACACGTCGCAGCTCAACGTCGGCGGCAACATGGACTTCTACAACATGCTCGAACGCGAGCGGCTGGAGTCCAAGAAGATCTCGAAGACGCAGGCGGTGACCTCGATCATGGACGACAAGCTCCCGGCCGACGATGTCTACATCGGCCCGTCCGACTACGTACCGTGGCTCACCGACCGCAAGTGGGCTCACATTCGCGTGGAGGGCCAGGCGTTCGGCGACGTGCCGCTCAACGTCGAGATGAAGCTCGAGGTGTGGGACTCCCCGAACTCGGCGGGCATCGTGATCGACGCCGTGCGCTGCTGCAAGCTGGCGCTCAACCACGGCATCGGCGGCCCGCTCGAGGAGCCCAGCTCGTACCTGATGAAGTCGCCGCCCGTGCAGGTGCCCGATCCGGTGGCGCGCCAGAACACGGAGGACTTCATCGCCAAGTACGCCGGCGCGCCGAAGCTGCCGGGGACAGCAAAGATCAAGGCTCAGGCCAAGGCCTGA
- a CDS encoding glycosyltransferase: MPQDRFAIAQVTPYAWEQHHEVNAYVERVSDELCRRGHRVVVVAPSDSRELIREGRQTVKRLADEPEAVFADEGCAQVIAVGQSLPFPPTRRGAAVSLPLDVSRTIEELLERAAFDFVHVHEPFAPSASSVALRHSRALNVGTFHAPAERVLSTQFARRLVELLFGRLDGRTASFGVTRDLLARFFPGDYPVIPPGADVVERERPQDGEVEILFCLEEERAALRLFLRALRKLPGELPWRATVWSRVQALEPAVPLSRALRERVRFCGPGDGSEAHFLGGAHISVAASSGVSPAPQHLIRALAGGAVPVASRLPVYEEVLADGERGLLFEPRDSQTLASQIERLVADRGLRERLQAGCRDAAGEFTWTATADAIEEVYRQIAARRHDPDGTPDVRRRLGSRDFIHVDLHMHTDHSPDCATPVDTLLDTAKRAGLGAIAVTDHNEISGALEARERANGIKVIVGEEVKTADQGEVIGLFIEEKIPRGMTLQETIAEIRRQGGLVYVPHPFDRMHSVPDYEHLLTVVEDIDAMEVFNPRVAFSAFNEEAARFAAKYRIVAGAGSDSHVAQGLGSVKIRMRDFDGPQEFLESLRDADIVRKKQSLLYVQALKFIQTKTRQPARKRGNK; encoded by the coding sequence GTGCCGCAGGATCGGTTCGCAATCGCCCAGGTAACCCCGTATGCCTGGGAACAGCACCATGAGGTGAACGCATATGTGGAGCGCGTCTCGGACGAGCTCTGCAGGCGCGGGCACCGCGTCGTGGTGGTTGCGCCGTCTGACTCTCGGGAGCTGATTCGAGAGGGCCGCCAGACGGTCAAGCGGCTCGCCGACGAGCCCGAGGCGGTGTTCGCCGATGAGGGCTGCGCGCAGGTGATCGCTGTGGGTCAGAGCCTGCCGTTTCCGCCCACGCGCAGGGGCGCGGCCGTGTCCTTGCCGCTGGACGTGTCGCGGACGATCGAGGAGCTGCTCGAGCGGGCGGCGTTCGATTTCGTGCACGTTCACGAGCCCTTCGCGCCGAGCGCGTCGTCGGTCGCGCTTCGGCACTCGCGCGCGCTGAACGTCGGCACGTTCCATGCTCCGGCGGAGCGGGTGCTCTCCACCCAGTTCGCGCGCCGGCTCGTGGAACTGCTCTTTGGACGCCTCGACGGCCGCACCGCGAGCTTCGGCGTGACGCGCGACCTGCTCGCTCGCTTCTTCCCGGGCGACTATCCCGTCATCCCCCCGGGCGCGGATGTGGTCGAACGCGAACGGCCGCAGGACGGCGAGGTGGAGATCCTCTTCTGCCTCGAGGAGGAGCGCGCCGCGCTGCGGCTCTTCCTCCGCGCGCTGCGGAAGCTGCCGGGGGAGCTTCCGTGGAGGGCGACGGTGTGGTCCCGAGTGCAGGCGCTCGAGCCCGCGGTGCCGCTGTCGCGGGCGCTCCGGGAGCGCGTGCGCTTCTGCGGGCCAGGCGATGGGTCCGAGGCGCACTTCCTGGGCGGCGCCCACATCTCGGTGGCGGCTTCTTCCGGAGTGTCGCCCGCGCCCCAGCACCTGATCCGCGCTCTGGCGGGCGGCGCGGTGCCGGTGGCGTCGCGGCTGCCGGTGTACGAGGAGGTGCTGGCGGACGGCGAGCGCGGTCTGCTGTTCGAGCCTCGTGACTCGCAGACGCTCGCGTCGCAGATCGAGCGGCTCGTGGCCGACCGGGGGCTGCGGGAGCGCCTTCAGGCCGGCTGCAGGGATGCCGCGGGGGAGTTCACCTGGACCGCCACCGCCGACGCGATCGAGGAGGTGTACCGCCAGATCGCCGCCCGCCGGCACGACCCCGATGGAACGCCCGACGTGAGGCGGCGGCTCGGCTCGCGCGACTTCATTCACGTGGACCTCCACATGCACACCGACCACTCGCCCGACTGCGCGACCCCCGTGGACACGCTGCTCGACACTGCCAAGCGAGCGGGGCTCGGCGCGATCGCCGTCACGGATCACAACGAGATCTCGGGCGCGCTCGAGGCGCGCGAGCGCGCGAACGGGATCAAGGTGATCGTGGGCGAGGAGGTCAAGACAGCCGACCAGGGGGAGGTGATCGGCCTGTTCATCGAGGAGAAGATCCCACGCGGCATGACGCTGCAGGAGACGATCGCCGAGATCCGGCGCCAGGGTGGCCTCGTGTACGTGCCACATCCTTTCGACCGCATGCACTCGGTGCCGGACTACGAGCACCTGCTCACCGTGGTTGAGGACATCGACGCGATGGAGGTGTTCAACCCGCGCGTCGCGTTCTCCGCGTTCAACGAGGAGGCGGCTCGGTTCGCAGCCAAGTACCGCATCGTGGCGGGCGCGGGATCCGACAGCCACGTGGCGCAGGGACTGGGCTCGGTGAAGATCCGGATGCGCGACTTCGACGGACCGCAGGAGTTCCTCGAATCGCTTCGCGACGCGGACATCGTGCGCAAGAAGCAGAGCCTGCTCTACGTGCAGGCTCTCAAGTTCATCCAGACGAAGACGCGGCAGCCGGCTCGCAAACGAGGCAACAAGTGA
- a CDS encoding CDP-alcohol phosphatidyltransferase family protein translates to MTQEPRDTTGATRERRQRTRGAGRRNGEPLTAADVRLRARNRLIESRLTPNAISLTGLVLNVAAAVLITQRLFVLAGVTFIVGSIMDTLDGRYSRMSGKGTPFGAFLDSTLDRAEEGIVLTAVAAYFADRHDQVAVAAVVITVLGSLLVSYTRARAEALGVECKVGIATRAVRVVILSIGLVFARGAGLGNFELLKPAIYVMAVLTSFTVLQRVFHVRRELNRTSPA, encoded by the coding sequence TTGACGCAAGAGCCACGAGACACCACAGGCGCCACACGGGAGCGGCGCCAGAGGACGAGGGGTGCGGGACGTCGCAACGGCGAGCCGCTCACCGCGGCCGACGTTCGGCTGCGGGCGCGCAACCGCCTGATCGAGTCGCGCCTCACGCCCAACGCCATCTCGCTCACCGGCCTGGTGCTCAACGTGGCGGCGGCCGTCCTGATCACCCAGCGCCTGTTCGTGCTGGCAGGAGTGACCTTCATCGTCGGCTCGATCATGGACACGCTCGACGGCCGCTACTCACGCATGTCCGGCAAGGGCACGCCGTTCGGCGCGTTCCTCGACTCCACGCTCGACCGCGCCGAGGAGGGAATCGTCCTCACGGCGGTGGCCGCCTACTTCGCCGACAGGCACGACCAGGTGGCGGTGGCCGCCGTCGTGATCACCGTGCTCGGCTCGCTGCTCGTGAGCTACACGCGAGCCCGGGCGGAGGCACTGGGCGTGGAGTGCAAGGTCGGCATAGCCACACGTGCTGTACGGGTAGTCATCCTGTCGATAGGCTTGGTGTTCGCTCGTGGAGCGGGCTTGGGCAACTTCGAGCTGCTCAAGCCGGCCATCTACGTGATGGCGGTGCTTACGAGCTTCACCGTGCTACAGCGCGTTTTCCACGTGAGGCGCGAGCTGAATCGCACAAGCCCCGCGTAA
- a CDS encoding phosphatase PAP2 family protein gives MIRARQLSARILPRGPVDALRQLLLFGGAYYLYRIVRGVVDGEVTAAFSHARWIVNLERGLHLFFEPSVQTWTVGQGWLIHVADFTYVNAHFVITTAFLVWLYFWRNEAFYFVRNMFMVAMGLALVLYVLYPTAPPRFMPEWGFTDTVTDFFGQGASHSASVLYNPYAAMPSMHVAFALMVGVTGLRLVKWLPGRVFWMLYPLFISWVVIVTANHFWLDAAMGAVVAGISAYASAALARARPDAWAFAGATA, from the coding sequence ATGATCCGCGCACGCCAACTAAGCGCCAGGATCCTGCCGCGCGGACCTGTGGACGCATTGCGCCAGCTGCTGCTCTTCGGTGGCGCTTACTACCTGTACCGCATCGTGCGCGGAGTGGTGGACGGCGAGGTGACGGCGGCCTTCTCGCACGCACGCTGGATCGTGAATCTCGAGCGTGGGCTGCACCTCTTCTTCGAGCCGAGCGTGCAGACGTGGACCGTCGGACAGGGCTGGCTCATACACGTGGCGGACTTCACGTACGTGAACGCCCACTTCGTGATCACCACGGCCTTCCTCGTGTGGCTCTACTTCTGGCGCAACGAGGCCTTCTACTTCGTGCGCAACATGTTCATGGTGGCGATGGGCCTCGCCCTCGTCCTCTACGTGCTCTATCCCACGGCGCCGCCGCGGTTCATGCCGGAGTGGGGCTTCACCGACACCGTCACCGACTTCTTCGGGCAGGGCGCCTCGCACAGCGCGAGCGTGCTCTACAACCCCTACGCGGCGATGCCGAGCATGCACGTGGCGTTCGCCCTGATGGTCGGGGTGACCGGCCTGCGGCTCGTCAAGTGGTTGCCGGGCAGGGTGTTTTGGATGCTGTACCCGCTGTTCATCAGCTGGGTCGTGATCGTCACGGCCAACCACTTCTGGCTCGACGCCGCAATGGGCGCGGTGGTGGCGGGGATTTCCGCCTACGCTTCAGCGGCGCTTGCCCGGGCACGACCTGACGCCTGGGCATTCGCCGGAGCCACCGCTTGA
- a CDS encoding alpha/beta hydrolase, whose amino-acid sequence MPVHDKRAEIGGVEVFWREAPSPEGRPPVLYVHGNPTNSDDWVDFLERTGGLAPDLPGFGRSGKPAHFDYSIEGYSNLLEAFLAQLGVERYSLVVHDWGSAALGLAQRAPEQVERLVLMDCVPLVPGYEWHRLARIWRTPLAGELFMGLSTRWGFKQLSREATAAPGPASDEFIDRVWSHFDHGTQRAILKLYRSAPNSVLERAGDRLGELKSPALIVWGADDPYIGSEFASRLADALGGDTRVEVLPGVRHWPWIDDPSVIDTVAHFLLS is encoded by the coding sequence GTGCCCGTCCACGACAAGCGCGCCGAGATCGGCGGCGTGGAGGTCTTCTGGCGCGAGGCTCCTTCGCCTGAAGGCCGCCCGCCCGTGCTCTACGTGCACGGCAATCCGACGAACTCGGACGATTGGGTCGACTTCCTCGAGCGCACCGGGGGCCTCGCTCCGGACCTGCCCGGGTTCGGCCGCTCAGGCAAGCCCGCGCACTTCGACTACTCGATCGAGGGCTACAGCAACCTGCTCGAAGCCTTCCTCGCGCAGCTGGGGGTTGAGCGCTACTCGCTGGTTGTGCACGACTGGGGGTCCGCCGCGCTCGGCCTGGCGCAGCGCGCGCCCGAACAAGTGGAGAGGCTCGTGTTGATGGACTGCGTGCCGCTCGTCCCCGGCTACGAGTGGCACCGGCTCGCACGCATCTGGCGCACCCCACTCGCGGGCGAGCTCTTCATGGGTCTGAGCACGCGCTGGGGGTTCAAGCAGCTCTCGCGCGAGGCCACGGCCGCCCCCGGACCGGCTTCCGACGAGTTCATCGACCGCGTGTGGAGCCACTTCGATCACGGGACCCAGCGAGCGATCCTGAAGCTCTACCGTTCGGCCCCGAACTCGGTGCTCGAGCGCGCCGGCGACCGCCTCGGTGAGCTCAAGTCTCCGGCGCTGATCGTGTGGGGCGCGGACGATCCGTACATCGGCAGTGAGTTCGCTTCCCGGTTGGCCGACGCTCTCGGAGGGGATACTCGTGTGGAGGTCCTCCCAGGGGTGCGCCACTGGCCGTGGATCGACGATCCGAGCGTGATCGACACGGTGGCCCACTTCCTCCTCAGCTGA